One part of the Populus alba chromosome 18, ASM523922v2, whole genome shotgun sequence genome encodes these proteins:
- the LOC118056674 gene encoding E3 ubiquitin-protein ligase dbl4 isoform X2, which yields MKPKVLEIPESKPKVEMPHIVIVDDHHHHDQFLPTSLSNKGTTEDNAISVEQYSEDRDLNIAVMSSLNSSKEANFSGSKPEVAQVVNLDYYHDRFLGMPLSNKGTGENNAISVEEYGEDRDLNIAIMASLKSNKEANFIDPSQDYFYYYNDEDDDIKVLDFLPEVIPSRKQKEPTFIESMAEKGQSSNSQIDPDFVCQICVEPTILKNSFLIKGCTHAYCTECMVKYVSSKLQENITKICCPVPDCKGALEPEDCRSVLPENVFDRWGNALCEAVILGSQKFYCPFKDCSAMLIDDGEEVVRESECPNCWRMFCAHCKVPWHSQISCEEYKMLHKDERERDDILLMNLAKNNNWRRCPKCRIFVEKIEGCRYMKCRCGTPFCYRCGSTEICTVTHYCNRCKA from the exons ATGAAGCCAAAAGTTTTGGAAATACCAGAGTCGAAGCCAAAAGTGGAGATGCCCCATATTGTAATCGTggatgatcatcatcatcacgaCCAGTTTCTTcccacatccttatcaaacaaAGGCACCACAGAGGACAATGCAATCTCTGTTGAACAGTACAGTGAAGATCGTGACCTCAATATTGCCGTCATGTCTTCTCTCAATTCCAGCAAAGAAGCAAACTTTTCGGGGTCCAAACCAGAGGTGGCTCAGGTTGTAAACCTTGATTATTATCATGATAGGTTTCTTGGCATGCCCTTATCAAACAAAGGCACCGGAGAGAATAATGCGATCTCTGTTGAAGAGTACGGTGAAGATAGAGACCTCAATATTGCTATCATGGCTTCTCTCAAGTCCAATAAAGAAGCAAACTTTATTGATCCCTCTCAAGATTATTTCTACTACTATaatgatgaggatgatgataTAAAGGTACTCGATTTCTTGCCTGAAGTCATTCCTTCTAGGAAACAAAAAGAACCCACCTTTATAGAATCAATGGCTGAAAAGGGTCAATCTTCAAATTCTCAAATTGACCCAGATTTTGTTTGTCAAATATGTGTCGAACCCACGATTTTAAAGAATTCATTTTTAATCAAGGGTTGCACTCATGCTTACTGTACCGAATGCATGGTCAAGTATGTGTCCTCGAAATTACAGGAAAACATAACCAAAATCTGTTGTCCTGTTCCAGATTGTAAAGGCGCATTAGAGCCTGAGGATTGCCGTTCAGTTTTACCTGAAAATGTGTTTGATAGGTGGGGTAATGCTCTGTGTGAGGCTGTGATTCTTGGCTCTCAAAAGTTTTATTGTCCATTTAAAGATTGTTCTGCAATGTTGATTGATGATGGAGAGGAGGTTGTCAGGGAATCTGAATGCCCTAATTGTTGGAGAATGTTCTGTGCACATTGTAAGGTTCCTTGGCATTCACAGATTAGCTGCGAAGAGTATAAAATGCTGCATAAGGATGAAAGAGAGAGGGATGATATACTGTTGATGAATCTAGCAAAGAACAATAACTGGAGGAGGTGCCCAAAATGCAGGATATTTGTCGAGAAAATAGAAGGTTGTAGATATATGAAATGCAG gTGTGGAACTCCGTTCTGTTACCGCTGTGGATCTACTGAAATATGTACGGTAACACATTATTGTAATAGGTGTAAGGCATAA
- the LOC118056674 gene encoding uncharacterized protein isoform X1: MKPKVLEIPESKPKVEMPHIVIVDDHHHHDQFLPTSLSNKGTTEDNAISVEQYSEDRDLNIAVMSSLNSSKEANFSGSKPEVAQVVNLDYYHDRFLGMPLSNKGTGENNAISVEEYGEDRDLNIAIMASLKSNKEANFIDPSQDYFYYYNDEDDDIKVLDFLPEVIPSRKQKEPTFIESMAEKGQSSNSQIDPDFVCQICVEPTILKNSFLIKGCTHAYCTECMVKYVSSKLQENITKICCPVPDCKGALEPEDCRSVLPENVFDRWGNALCEAVILGSQKFYCPFKDCSAMLIDDGEEVVRESECPNCWRMFCAHCKVPWHSQISCEEYKMLHKDERERDDILLMNLAKNNNWRRCPKCRIFVEKIEGCRYMKCRCGTRFCYSCGSTDLNPVTHYCYKCKGIW, from the exons ATGAAGCCAAAAGTTTTGGAAATACCAGAGTCGAAGCCAAAAGTGGAGATGCCCCATATTGTAATCGTggatgatcatcatcatcacgaCCAGTTTCTTcccacatccttatcaaacaaAGGCACCACAGAGGACAATGCAATCTCTGTTGAACAGTACAGTGAAGATCGTGACCTCAATATTGCCGTCATGTCTTCTCTCAATTCCAGCAAAGAAGCAAACTTTTCGGGGTCCAAACCAGAGGTGGCTCAGGTTGTAAACCTTGATTATTATCATGATAGGTTTCTTGGCATGCCCTTATCAAACAAAGGCACCGGAGAGAATAATGCGATCTCTGTTGAAGAGTACGGTGAAGATAGAGACCTCAATATTGCTATCATGGCTTCTCTCAAGTCCAATAAAGAAGCAAACTTTATTGATCCCTCTCAAGATTATTTCTACTACTATaatgatgaggatgatgataTAAAGGTACTCGATTTCTTGCCTGAAGTCATTCCTTCTAGGAAACAAAAAGAACCCACCTTTATAGAATCAATGGCTGAAAAGGGTCAATCTTCAAATTCTCAAATTGACCCAGATTTTGTTTGTCAAATATGTGTCGAACCCACGATTTTAAAGAATTCATTTTTAATCAAGGGTTGCACTCATGCTTACTGTACCGAATGCATGGTCAAGTATGTGTCCTCGAAATTACAGGAAAACATAACCAAAATCTGTTGTCCTGTTCCAGATTGTAAAGGCGCATTAGAGCCTGAGGATTGCCGTTCAGTTTTACCTGAAAATGTGTTTGATAGGTGGGGTAATGCTCTGTGTGAGGCTGTGATTCTTGGCTCTCAAAAGTTTTATTGTCCATTTAAAGATTGTTCTGCAATGTTGATTGATGATGGAGAGGAGGTTGTCAGGGAATCTGAATGCCCTAATTGTTGGAGAATGTTCTGTGCACATTGTAAGGTTCCTTGGCATTCACAGATTAGCTGCGAAGAGTATAAAATGCTGCATAAGGATGAAAGAGAGAGGGATGATATACTGTTGATGAATCTAGCAAAGAACAATAACTGGAGGAGGTGCCCAAAATGCAGGATATTTGTCGAGAAAATAGAAGGTTGTAGATATATGAAATGCAG GTGTGGAACTCGATTCTGTTACAGCTGCGGATCTACTGATTTAAACCCAGTAACACATTACTGTTATAAATGTAAGGGAATTTGGTAG
- the LOC118056678 gene encoding AT-rich interactive domain-containing protein 4 yields the protein MMFHAQGPLRNHCTLLAVLCGKSGEQKLPLSDDKPRYPLPELASTGRLDVQVLNNPSTDEFRQVLQSLEPSIVYFQGEQVEDREEIGSLRWAGVDLSTPESLCGLFGSTLPPTVYLEIPNGEKLADALHSKGVPYVIYWKSAFSCYAASHFRQALLSVVQSSCSHTCDAFQLAHASFRLYCVQNNNTPASNSQKVGGKPGPRLLGDPPKFDIALPEADDQGEEGSSGPLPAIKIYDDDVTMRFLVCGLTGTLDACVLGSLEDGLNALLNIEIRGSKLHNRTSAPPPPLQAGSFSRGVVTMRCDLSTCSSAHISLLVSGSAQNCFNDQLLENHIKSELIENSQLVHALTSSDESKSPSSEPRKSASIACGASVFEVSMKVPTWASQVLRQLAPDVTYRSLVMLGIASIQGLSVASFEKDDADRLLFFCTKQSKDPHRRNPVLTRHPSWLIPPAPCRKRSEPSRETKPLTFGCGGENGGNFKQKLYVAAMRPIPHTRRHKMLPLSGFLEAERYDGEQTKPSLPTPPKHSVVGPAPVTHRKSLSNSYQAQQIISLNPLPLKKHGCGRSPIQACSEEEFLRDVMQFLILRGHSRLVPQGGLAEFPDAILNAKRLDLFNLYREVVSRGGFHVGNGINWKGQVFSKMRNHTLTNRMTGVGNTLKRHYETYLLEYELAHDDVDGECCLLCHSSAAGDWVNCGICGEWAHFGCDRRQGLGAFKDYAKTDGLEYICPHCSIANFKKKSQKNANGY from the exons ATGATGTTTCATGCTCAAGGTCCTTTAAGGAATCATTGTACTCTCCTTGCTGTTCTTTGTGGTAAAAGTGGTGAGCAGAAACTGCCTCTTTCTGATGATAAACCCAGATACCCTTTACCGGAACTTGCATCTACTGGGCGGCTTGat GTTCAGGTACTGAATAATCCGAGCACTGATGAGTTTCGGCAAGTGCTGCAGTCTCTGGAGCCCAGCATTGTGTATTTTCAAGGTGAGCAGGTTGAAGATAGAGAAGAAATTGGATCTCTAAGATGGGCAGGTGTTGATTTGTCCACTCCAGAATCCTTATGTGGATTATTTGGTTCCACGTTGCCTCCCACG GTTTATTTAGAGATCCCCAATGGTGAAAAGTTGGCCGACGCACTTCACTCCAAG GGAGTTCCATATGTTATATATTGGAAAAGTGCCTTTTCATGTTATGCTGCTTCTCACTTTCGTCAAGCATTGTTGTCAGTGGTTCAAAG TTCTTGCAGCCATACATGTGATGCATTCCAACTTGCTCATGCATCTTTTAGGCTCTACTGTGTACAGAACAACAATACCCCAGCTTCCAATAGCCAAAAAGTTGGCGGTAAACCCGGACCGCGGTTACTTGGGGATCCTCCGAAGTTTGATATTGCTCTCCCTGAGGCAGATGATCAGGGTGAAGAAGGCTCTTCTGGGCCTCTTCctgctataaaaatatatgatgatGATGTGACCATGAGGTTTCTTGTTTGTGGACTGACAGGCACATTG GATGCATGTGTGCTGGGATCTTTGGAGGATGGGCTCAATGCTCTCCTGAACATTGAA ATTCGTGGGAGTAAACTTCATAATCGCACAAG TGCTCCTCCTCCCCCTCTTCAGGCAGGGTCATTTTCTCGTGGTGTAGTGACAATGCGATGTGATTTATCAACCTGTAGTTCTGCTCACATATCATTACTAGTGTCCGGCAGTGcacaaaattgttttaatgatCAG CTTTTAGAGAATCATATTAAAAGTGAGCTTATCGAGAACAGTCAGCTAGTCCATGCATTGACCAGTTCTGATGAAAGCAAATCACCTTCATCTGAGCCACGAAAGTCTGCATCCATAGCCTGTGGTGCAAGTGTTTTTGAAGTTTCCATGAAGGTTCCTACTTGGGCATCACAG GTTTTGCGGCAGCTGGCCCCAGATGTAACCTACCGCAGCTTAGTCATGCTAGGAATTGCTAGCATTCAAGGACTGTCAGTTGCTTCTTTTGAAAAAGATGATGCTGATCGCCTCCTTTTCTTCTGTACAAAGCAGAGCAAAGATCCCCATCGACGCAACCCCGTTCTCACTAGGCATCCTAGCTGGTTGATTCCTCCTGCCCCCTGTCGAAAAAGATCTGAGCCTTCCCGAGAAACTAAACCCTTGACTTTTGGCTGTGGAGGTGAAAATGGAGGAAATTTTAAACAGAAGTTGTATGTTGCTGCAATGAGGCCAATACCTCACACTCGTCGTCATAAAATGCTACCATTGTCTGGATTTTTGGAGGCAGAAAGATATGATGGAGAACAAACAAAACCTAGCTTGCCAACTCCACCGAAGCATAGTGTTGTTGGGCCTGCACCTGTCACGCATCGAAAATCATTGTCAAACTCTTATCAGGCTCAGCAGATTATTTCTCTTAATCCACTGCCTTTGAAGAAACATGGTTGTGGCAGATCTCCAATACAAGCTTGCTCTGAG GAGGAATTCTTGAGGGATGTAATGCAGTTCTTGATTCTTCGTGGTCATTCTCGTCTTGTTCCTCAAGGTGGACTGGCTGAATTTCCTGATGCCATTCTCAATGCAAAACGCCTCGACCTTTTTAACTTGTATAGAGAG GTGGTCTCAAGAGGAGGTTTTCATGTTGGGAATGGAATCAACTGGAAAGGACAAGTTTTCTCAAAGATGCGCAATCATACATTGACTAATAGAATGACT GGTGTTGGCAATACACTGAAAAGGCACTATGAAACTTACCTTTTGGAATATGAATTGGCCCATGATGATGTAGATGGAGAATGTTGCTTGTTGTGTCacag TAGTGCAGCTGGTGATTGGGTTAACTGTGGAATATGTGGCGAGTGGGCTCACTTTGGCTGTGATAGGAGGCAGGGACTCGGTGCCTTTAAG GACTATGCTAAGACAGACGGGCTGGAGTATATTTGTCCTCACTGCAGCATcgcaaatttcaagaaaaaatcccAGAAAAATGCAAATGGATATTAG
- the LOC118056670 gene encoding uncharacterized protein, which yields MESLEGKLQFTSLSKEKNTYLNVNEDCNDPFLWPVPKGVNSNNNNNQIVAKSSSIGDYVAFEFPQDYIGDSSYDRCASANFNAPPEVEVNLKNVLGGIIAILTGRNKDSSSSSVSVNKQQPGSDVSFLGSEKNGDTYLHSSVYIPSAPPLLEPNGFNYAVYKAVLEAEPPEWLPDSSTTVCMQCTSPFTVVTRGRHHCRFCGGVFCRTCTKGRCLLPAKFRERNPQRVCDACYDRLDPLQGVLICTISNAMQVAKHDVMDWTCMRGWLNLPVGLSMEHEIYKASNTLRSYWQVSTLNPEKSIPLAVMKGAKGLAILTVVKAGAVVAYKLGTGLVIARRSDGSWSAPSAICSIGLGWGAQIGGELMDYIIVLHDFKAVKTFCSHMHFSLGAGCSAAAGPVGRVLEVDLRAGDRGSGMCYTYSCSKGAFVGVSLEGNIVATRMDTNLKFYGDPYLTTADILLGTVDRPKAAEPLYAALRELYSSLLQ from the exons ATGGAGAGTCTTGAaggaaaattacaatttacatcCCTTTCGAAAGAGAAGAATACGTACCTCAATGTTAATGAGGACTGTAACGATCCCTTTTTATGGCCTGTGCCCAAGGGTGTgaacagcaacaacaataataatcagATAGTTGCTAAATCCTCCTCGATTGGAGATTATGTCGCTTTCGAGTTTCCCCAAGATTACATTGGTGATTCTAGTTATGATCGTTGTGCTTCCGCCAACTTCAATGCTCCTCCGGAGGTGGAGGTCAACTTGAAAAACGTGTTAGGTGGGATCATTGCGATTTTAACTGGGCGGAATAAAGATTCTAGTAGCAGTAGTGTTTCTGTAAATAAACAGCAGCCCGGTTCAGATGTTTCGTTTCTGGGCTCGGAGAAGAATGGGGACACATATTTGCACTCTTCTGTTTATATTCCGAGTGCGCCGCCACTTCTGGAGCCGAATGGGTTCAATTATGCAGTGTATAAAGCGGTGTTGGAAGCTGAACCACCTGAGTGGTTGCCGGATAGTTCTACTACAGTTTGTATGCAGTGTACTTCTCCCTTTACAGTGGTTACTCGTGGAAGGCATCATTGTCGTTTTTGTGGTGGAGTTTTTTGCAGAACATGTACTAAAGGACGGTGTTTGTTACCGGCTAAGTTTAGGGAGAGGAACCCCCAGAGGGTTTGTGATGCCTGCTATGACAGGCTCGATCCTTTACAAGGAGTTCTTATTTGTACCATTAGCAATGCTATGCAAGTGGCGAAACATGATGTAATGGATTGGACATGCATGAGAGGATGGTTGAACCTGCCAGTTGGTTTGTCAATGGAACATGAGATATATAAAGCATCCAATACATTGAGAAGCTATTGGCAG GTATCTACGCTGAATCCTGAGAAGTCCATACCCCTAGCAGTTATGAAAGGAGCCAAAGGCTTGGCAATCTTAACAGTTGTCAAAGCTGGTGCAGTAGTTGCTTACAAACTTGGAACTGGTTTAGTCATTGCTCGGAGATCAGATGGATCATGGTCTGCCCCTTCAGCAATATGCTCAATTGGTTTAGGATGGGGCGCGCAG ATTGGAGGTGAGCTAATGGACTACATAATTGTGCTCCATGATTTCAAAGCCGTGAAAACCTTTTGTAGTCACATGCATTTTTCTCTTGGAGCTGGTTGCAGTGCTGCAGCAGGCCCTGTTGGGAGGGTGCTGGAAGTAGATCTTCGTGCTGGGGATAGAGGATCTGGCATGTGCTATACTTATAGCTGTAGCAaag GGGCGTTTGTGGGAGTGTCGCTAGaaggaaacattgtagcaaCGAGGATGGATACCAATCTAAAGTTTTATGGTGATCCTTATCTCACAACTGCTGACATTCTTCTGGGGACTGTGGACAGACCTAAAGCTGCAGAACCCCTATACGCTGCTCTCAGAGAACTGTACTCAAGTCTACTGCAGTAG